From the Excalfactoria chinensis isolate bCotChi1 chromosome 1, bCotChi1.hap2, whole genome shotgun sequence genome, one window contains:
- the SSTR3 gene encoding somatostatin receptor type 3 gives MDTSAFSLPTPTVSEEGNVSSSWAGFTTPNSSIATTSPGVVVSGVLIPVVYLIVCVVGLIGNSLVIYVVLRHSVSESVTNVYILNLALADELFMLGLPFLAAQNALSYWPFGSFMCRLVMAVDAINQFTSIFCLTVMSVDRYLAVVHPGKSSKWRTARVAKAVSATVWILSSIVVLPVVIFSDVPLGMSTCHIQWPEPASVWRAGFIIYTATLGFFGPLLVICLCYLLIVVKVRSSGRRVRALSSKHKLSERRVTRMVVAVVAVFVLCWLPFYVLNIINVVCPLPEEPSLFGVYFLVVVLPYANSCANPIIYGFLSYRFKQGFRRAIFRPSRRVQSQEVPECPPEKSDDGGEEKEISKITQNGNGRQERPLSSRAGENNEQKPLPEEPAGCEKSSKLHVSYL, from the coding sequence ATGgacacttctgctttcagcctCCCCACGCCGACAGTGTCAGAGGAGGGGAATGTCTCTAGTAGCTGGGCAGGCTTCACCACCCCCAATAGCTCCATTGCCACCACCAGCCCCGGAGTGGTTGTCAGCGGTGTCCTCATCCCTGTGGTCTACCTCATCGTCTGTGTGGTGGGGCTAATTGGGAATTCTCTGGTCATTTATGTGGTCTTACGACACTCCGTGAGTGAATCAGTAACCAATGTCTACATCTTGAACCTGGCCCTAGCTGATGAACTCTTCATGCTGGGTCTGCCATTCCTGGCAGCACAAAATGCTCTGTCTTACTGGCCATTTGGGTCCTTCATGTGCCGCTTGGTGATGGCTGTGGATGCCATCAACCAGTTCACCAGCATCTTCTGCCTGACAGTGATGAGCGTTGACCGCTACCTGGCTGTGGTCCACCCTGGGAAGTCCTCCAAATGGCGAACAGCACGAGTGGCCAAGGCTGTGAGTGCCACTGTGTGGATACTGTCATCCATAGTGGTGCTGCCCGTGGTGATCTTTTCAGATGTCCCTTTAGGTATGAGCACATGCCACATCCAGTGGCCAGAACCTGCCTCGGTTTGGCGAGCTGGTTTCATCATCTACACCGCCACTTTGGGCTTCTTTGGGCCGCTACTGGTGATTTGTCTCTGCTATCTTCTCATTGTTGTGAAGGTCCGTTCCTCTGGAAGAAGGGTGAGGGCTCTGTCCTCTAAACATAAGCTTTCGGAGCGCAGGGTGACTCGCATGGTGGTGGCTGTTGTGGCTGTCTTCGTCCTCTGCTGGCTCCCCTTCTATGTCCTCAACATAATCAATGTTGTTTGTCCACTGCCAGAGGAGCCATCTCTCTTTGGCGTCTATTTCCTTGTGGTGGTACTGCCGTATGCCAATAGCTGTGCCAACCCTATCATCTATGGCTTCCTCTCCTACCGCTTCAAGCAGGGCTTCCGAAGGGCCATCTTCAGGCCATCCCGCCGTGTCCAGAGCCAGGAAGTGCCAGAATGTCCCCCAGAGAAGTCTGATGatggaggagaggagaaggagataAGCAAGATCACCCAGAACGGCAATGGCAGACAGGAGCGCCCTCtaagcagcagggcaggagaaaACAATGAGCAAAAACCACTCCCTGAGGAGCCTGCGGGCTGTGAGAAGAGCAGCAAGCTGCATGTCAGCTATTTATGA